A genomic segment from Vidua macroura isolate BioBank_ID:100142 chromosome Z, ASM2450914v1, whole genome shotgun sequence encodes:
- the INIP gene encoding SOSS complex subunit C isoform X1 — protein MWRFFCYLTSMLSGVPTAWPKRESLALAPVPRRMPTAEANTTLPPNATLRTARLRPNPHNPDSSGRGQREGRAREERRAREVRWEGTGREEGAESAMGGHGKRGGRGRCRAVHASRAGGGGSAAALREGRAGSKEPEPRALGQDSAFPSLGSAWLSQSSSPLHFTAWHLDGNRC, from the exons ATGTGGCgttttttttgctatttaacCTCGATGCTGTCTGGAGTCCCCACAGCGTGGCCGAAGCGTGAAAGCCTGGCGCTCGCTCCTGTCCCCAGGCGGATGCCCACGGCAGAAGCAAACACAACCTTACCGCCGAACGCTACACTCCGCACAGCCCGCCTGCGCCCCAACCCGCACAACCCTGACTCTTCCGGGCGTGGGCAGCGAGAAGGGAGGGCACGGGAAGAGAGGAGGGCGCGGGAAGTGCGATGGGAGGGCACGGGAAGAGAGGAGGGCGCGGAAAGTGCGATGGGAGGGCACGGGAAGAGAGGAGGGCGCGGGCGCTGTCGCGCTGTGCACGCGTCACGAGCAGGGGGCGGAGGCAGCGCGGCCGCGCTGCGGGAAGGGCGAGCGGGGTCAAAGGAGCCGGAGCCCCGCGCCCTTGGGCAG GATTCAGCGTTCCCATCCCTCGGCTCCGCCTGGCTGAGCCAGAGCTCTTCGCCGCTGCACTTTACAGCCTGGCACCTTGATGGAAACAGATGTTGA